The following is a genomic window from Prevotella nigrescens.
CGCCACCCTGATGTATTGTTGCTTGATGAGCCAACCAACCATTTGGATATAGAATCAATACAATGGTTAGAGCAGTTTCTTGTTCAAAGTGCAAAAGCTGTGGTGTTGGTGTCTCACGACCGTGCCTTTATAAACAATGTAACGAATCGCACATTAGAGATAACTTGCGGTAGGGTAGAAGACTATAAAGTGAGGTACGATGAATATCTTGTTTTACGTAAGGAACGTAGAGAGCAACAACTGCGTGCATACGAAAATCAACAAAAGGAGATTGCTGATATAAAGGCCTTTATAGATAGATTTCGTTATCAGGCAACAAAAGCAGTTCAGGTGCAACAACGTATAAAGCAGTTGGAAAAGATAGTGCCGATAGAGGTAGACGAGGTGGACAATTCGGCCATGCGCTTAAAATTTCCACCTTGCTTGCGAAGTGGCGATTATCCTATTATCTGCGACAATGTGCGCAAGGAATATCCGTCACGCCTCGTGTTCGAGAAGGTCGACATGACCATTAAGCGAGGCGAAAAAGTTGCTTTCGTAGGTAAGAATGGAGAAGGAAAGTCTACCCTTGTAAAGTGTATCATGAACGAAATCCCCTTCGATGGTAATCTAAAGATAGGGCACAACGTACAGATTGGATATTTCGCACAAAACCAAGCCCAACTCTTAGACGAGAACCTGACTATATTTGAAACCATCGACCAAGTAGCAAAAGGTGAGATGCGATTACGTATCAACGACCTTTTAGGTGCCTTTATGTTTGGTGGAGAAATATCTGAAAAGAAAGTTAAAGTGCTCTCGGGTGGCGAGCGTTCACGCTTGGCAATGATAAGATTATTGCTCGAACCAGTGAATCTCTTAATACTCGACGAACCTACAAACCACTTGGACATAACTTCAAAGGAGGTTCTGAAAGAAGCGATTAAGGCTTTCGACGGGACAGCGATTATCGTCTCGCATGACAGAGAGTTCCTCGATGGCTTGGTAAGCAAGGTATATGAATTTGGTGGAGGCAAGGTGCGTGAGCATTTAGGTGGAATTTACGATTATCTGCGTGCCCATAATGCCGAAACAATACAAGAAAGTTTGAGTAAGACAAGTACGAATACTGTTGCTTCCATATTAGAAAACACTGCCAATGCGAAGCAAGAAGCAGTTGCCCAATCTGCATTGGGTGCAGTATCGTATGCAGAACACAAGGAACAACAAAAGAGAATTAGAAAGACACAGCGTGCTGTAGAAGATTCGGAAAAGAAGATTGCCAAGATGGAAAAGCGCAAAGCTGAACTTGACGAATTGTTGATGTCGGCAGAGAATGCATCAAATATGAAACTCGTTACCGAATACACCGACTTACAACGCCATTTAGACAAGGAGAACGAACAATGGCTTGCACTTTCCGAAGCATTGGAAGCATTGCAGAATGAATAAGAAAGAGAATTTATAATTAAATAATAATTGACGAACCTTGTTCGCCTACATTCACTTTGAACGTGCATTATGCAAGCAAAAGATGATGTGACGAGCGGTTTAAACTAAGAACATTTAAAATGAACATTAAGACAATCTTACCAATGATGATGATTGCTACGGTTCCTATGACTGGATTTGCACAAAACCAAGCAGGAATTAAGGAGAGCAATCTCGACAAATCGGTACGTCCTGCCGACGATTTTTACCAGTTCGCAACAGGCGGTTGGCAGAAAAACAATCCTTTGCCTGCTGCATACTCGCGTTATGGTTCGTTCGACCAGTTGGGCGAAAACAATAACAAGCGTATTAATACCATTCTTACAAGTCTGCTAAAGACGAAAGCAAAAGCAGGAAGTGTGGAGCAAAAGCTGAGCGATTTCTATAAACTTGCTATGGATTCTGTGCGTAGAAACAAAGAAGGCGTTGCGCCTGTAATGCCATTGCTCAGCGAGATGGAGGCTGCGAAAACTTTAAATGCTCTCCACGCTATTCAGTTGAAATATGCAAGTCAGAGCTACGGAATGCCAATAAGGTATGGCTTTGGAGCTGACGAAAAGAATGCGAAGATGAACATTCTAACAATTAACCAGAGCGGACTTACGTTAGGTCAAAAAGATTACTATCTTGATAACGATAAGGCTACAACCGATATACGTAATGCCTTTAAGCAATTCGTGGTAAATATGTTTAAACTCTTTGGTTTCTCACAAGCCCAAGCCGAAACAAAGAGCCAATATATTATGCGTTACGAAACTGCCATTGCGTTAATTTCCAAGAGCAGAACTGAACTTCGCGATTCGAAAGCCAACTACAATAAGATGACCTTGGCAGAGTTTAAAGCGAAATATCCTAATATTCGGTTAGAACAAATGCTGAATGCAGATGGTGTAAAGTCTGATTATATACAAGAGATGGTTGTTGGACAGCCAAAGTTCCTGACAGGCGTAGACAAACTAACTGAAACAGAAACTGCCGACGAGCTTCGTGCTCGAATGGAATGGGAGGTTATTCTTGGTGCTGCAAACTATCTCAGCGATAATGTCCGTGCTGAATACTTTAACTTCTTTAGCAAGACAATGCGTGGAACAAAGCAAGACTATCCACGTTGGAAACGTGCTACGCAGCAAGTAGAAAGTCAGATGGGCGAAGCACTTGGCAAGATATATTGCGAACGCTATTTCCCTGCAAGCAGCAAACAACGTATGGAGCAACTTATTAAGAATCTCCAGACAAGTTTAATTCAACGTATTAAGGACCAAAGCTGGATGAGTGAGGAAACAAAGCAGGCTGCGCTCGATAAGTTGTCTACTTTCTATGTTAAGGTGGGATACCCTAATAAGTGGCAAGACTTAACCCTTCTTACAATCGATCCGACAAAGTCGTATTACGATAATGTTATGAGCTGTCGCAAGTTCTGGCACAAGGTGAATCTTGATGAGACTGCAGGCAAGCCAGTGGATAAGGACAAGTGGTATATGACTCCACAGACGGTAAATGCGTATTACAATCCTACCACCAACGAGATATGCTTCCCTGCTGGCATTCTTCAATACCCATTCTTCGACCCTAAGGCAGACGATGCCTTCAACTACGGAGCCATCGGTGTTGTGATTGGACACGAAATGACACACGGCTTCGACGATAATGGGCGGAACTACGATAAAGATGGAAACATGCGCGACTGGTGGGCAAAAGGCGATGGCGACAAGTTCAAGGCACGCACAACACCATTCGGTCAGTTCTTCAGCAATATCAGTGTGCTGCCCGACCTCAAGGCAAACGGAAATCTTACAATGGGCGAAAATCTTGCCGACCATGGTGGCTTAATGGTTGCTTATAATGCACTGAAGAATGCTATGAAAGGTAAGAAAGCACAAAACATTTATGGCTTTACTCCCGAACAACGTTTCTTCCTTGCATACGCTGGTGTGTGGGCTGCAAATATAACAGAAGCAGAAATACGTAACCGTACCAAGAGCGACCCTCACTCGCTGGGAGAATGGCGCGTGAATGGTGCTTTACCACACATTGATGCCTGGTACGATGCATTCAACGTAAAGCCAGGCGACAAACTTTACTTGCCAAAAGAGCAACGTCTCGACTTATGGTAAGTTATGGATAATAGTCTTTTATGATGTAGACCCCGAAAGTAGATTGATGCTTTCGGGGTTTTTAAGTGTTCACTTTCCGATGCAGAAGTGCTTAAAGATATTGTGCAATGTCTCTTGTGGTGTAATTTGATTGCCTGTAATCTCGGCGAGTATGGAGATGGTGTCTTTCAGGTCTTCAGAAATTAGGTCGCCGCTGAGGTTCATAGCCATTGCATCTTGTACTTGTTGCAGAGATGCGTGTGCACGGGTGAGTGCATCGTAGTGTCGGGCATTGGTAACGATGGTTGTGTTCTCTGTAATCTCTGGCAGGTCGGCTACTTTGTATATTAATGCTTCGAGCTGGCCGATGCCCAAGTTATATTTGCCTGATATGCTGAGTTCGTAATAGTTGAAATCTGCATTGTGCCTTTCTTTCAGTATAGAATTGGTTAGGTCGTCTACTTTGTTATGTACAAGAATTAAATGCTTGTCGGCACATTGAGCGAATATCTCTTCTTTTTCACTATCGGTAGGATTTTTGTCTACAACCCATAACACTATTTGTGCTTTCCGGAGCGTGACGTATGTACGTTCTATGCCTAATTGCTCGACTTGGTCGGTGGTCTTGCGTAGTCCTGCGGTATCAATAAAGTGGAAGTCTACACCACTGATGGCGATAGTATCTTCTATGACATCACGGGTGGTTCCGTGAATATTGCTTACAATGGCACGTTCGTCGTGAAGCAGGCAATTGAGCAGGGTAGACTTTCCTACATTTGTTTTGCCAATGATGGCTACTGGAACACCTGTTTTGAGTGCTTGCCCCATTTTGAAAGAGCGGGCAAGTGCGGTTACTTTGCTGTCTGTTTCCTTGACAAGGGCAATTAGTTCGGTACGGTCGGCAAACTCTAATTCTTCGTGGTCGGAGAAGTCGAGTTCGAGTTCGAGCAGCGAGTTTATTTTGAGTAGCTGACTGCGCAATTTTGAAAGTTCTGATGAGAAGTGCCCTTTCAGTTGCGATAGCGCAAGTTTATGCGAAGCTTTGTTGGTAGATGCTATAAGGTCGGCAACAGCTTCGGTCTGCGAAAGATCCATCTTTCCGTTCAGATAGGCGCGCTGGGTGTATTCGCCAGGTTTTGCTTGTCGGCAATTGTTCTCTATAAGTCTGTGGAGCACTTGTTCCATTATATATGCTGAACCGTGGCACGATATTTCTACTGCATCTTCGCCCGTGTACGAATGGGGAGCTCGCCAGATGGACACAACCACTTCGTCTACGGTTTGCTGTTTCTCGTCGAGTATTTCTCCATAATGCAAGGTATTGGCTGGGGCGTTCAGTATTGTCCGCGAGAAAATGGAGTCGACTATTCTGATGGCATCGCTGCCCGAAACTCTGATTGTTCCTATCGCACCTCCCGGTTGTGTTGCTATTGCACAGATGGTTTCGGAAGGGTTGAGAGGATTGTTGTATGCTTGCATTATGGAGAAAAATAAAAGTATTGTTGTGTGAATGTCTTAGGCGGTGTGTAACCTCTTGCGGCGAAAGGCTTCTGAAGGTTAGATTCTTTCAAGCACTTTCTTTATCAGTCCGTCAATAGTGTTCTTATAGCCAGAGTTGGCTTCTTTCTGCATGCGGTTGGCAATTACCATGCAGCAAGTTACGGCTTTGTGCCCCATGTGTTGTGCCAAACCTGCCAATGCGCTGCTTTCCATCTCGAAGTTTGTTATTTTGTACCTGTTATATTCGAACTTTACTATTTTTTCGTTTAGTTGCGGATCTGCCAGTGGTATGCGCAATCGTCGTCCTTGTGGTCCGAAGAAGCCTCCGCAGGCGATGGTTACACCGCGCACCATATCGTCTTGTGCTATTTGTTCTAACAGTTCTTTATTGGCGTCTGCCACGTATGGATTTCCTAATTGCGGATTCCAGTTTACTTGCTTTTTGAATTCCTTCTCGAAGGCAACATCTAATTTATCGCGATTTGCATAGTAGTTGAGCAATCCGTCGAAGCCTATGCTCTTTTCCGATGCAATGAATGTGCCTATTGGCGTGTTGGGTTGGAGTCCACCGCAGGTTCCGATACGCACTAAGGTTAGTGGCCGTAGTTTGGCGTTTTCTTTTCTTGTTTCAAAGTTAATGTTGGCTAAGGCATCTAACTCGTTGAGAACGATGTCGATGTTGTCGCACCCAATGCCTGTGCTTACAATGGTTATCCGTTTTTTCTTGAAGTTGCCCGTTATGGTTCTGAACTCTCTATTATTGGCTTCGCATTCTACACCGTCGAAATGCGATGCAACCAAGGCAACTCTTCCCGGATCACCTACCAGAATAACTTTGTCTGCCAGCTCTTGTGGTTTTAAGTGAAGGTGGAAAATACTTCCATCTTCGTTAATAATCAACTCTGATGGGGCAAAATAATTCTCTTCCATAATCATAAGATTTAGTAAATGTCTTTTTATTGTGTCCTACAAAGTTACATCTTTTTATAAAGAAAGAAGACTTAATACTTGTTTTTTTCTCTTTTAGTCCGTTTTACTTCGACTGATATGGCGATTACAGTCTTTCCCATATGTCAATTTGCTCGAAGTTTATATATTTAGTACTGTTTGAGTATAGAGTTTCTTGCAAAAGTTTATAAGTTTTTCCTAATAGCCTATAAGCTTTCTTGACTAAGTGTAGTGTTATTCTTCGCAAAGTCCACGAACTTCGTTCTGGTTGTCCGTAAACTTATGCGATAAACGAAAAGGAGTTAAAGATGACTTAAACAGTCGGTCTTTAACTCCTTCTAATATTGTATGTTATGTTTCCTATTCTTTCAGCAGAGTGTTTGCCATGTTAAGTGCTGCTCTTCTGCCGTCGCCCATAGCGAGGATAACTGTGGCACCGCCGCGTACAATGTCGCCGCCTGCATAGATTTCGGGGATAGAACTCTGCATGTCGTCGTTCACTGCGATTGTATTCTTTCGTCCTAATTCCAGCCCTTCGATAGAGTTTGGCACAAGCGGGTTAGGCGACACACCTACTGCAACAACTACTTGGTCGCACTCTATGGTAATGGTCTTGCCGGTAGTTTGTGGTCTGCGGCGTCCGCTTTCGTCCGGTTCTCCAAGTTCCATAACGTCGAGAACAGCCCCACAAACACGTCCGTTTTCATCGGCAAGATATTCTTTCGGGTTGTGCAGCGTAAGGAAGTTGATGCCTTCTTCCTGTGCATGCTTCACTTCTTCTACACGTGCCGGCATTTCTTCCAACGAACGACGGTAGACAAGTGTTACTTCGGCACCAAGGCGTTTTGCTGTGCGGCACGAGTCCATAGCAGTGTTTCCACCACCCACAACAACAACTTTCTTTCCAATAATGATTGGCGTGTCGGTGTCCGGGTTGGCTGCGTCCATTAAGTTTACACGGGTAAGATACTCGTTGCTTGACAGAATGTTGATGCTATTTTCGCCTGGAATACCCATGAAGTTAGGCAAGCCTGCACCCGAACCTACAAAGATTCCCTTGAAACCGTTTTGTTTCAGTTCTTCCACACTGATGGTTTTGCCGACAATCGTGTCGGTTTGGAAATGAACTCCTTGCTTTCTTAAGTTTTCGACTTCCACCTCGACAATCTTGTTTGGCAGGCGGAACTCCGGAATACCGTATTTGAGCACACCGCCAATTTCGTGCAATGCTTCGAAAACGTAAACCTCAAATCCGCGTTTAATCATATCGCCGGCAAAGCTAAGTCCCGAAGGACCTGAGCCAATAACGGCTACTTTCATGCCATTAGAGGGAGCAAGCTCGGGTAACGTAATGTTGCCACTCTCGCGTTCATAGTCGGCGGCAAATCTTTCAAGATAGCCAATAGCCACAGCAGGTTCTTTCATCTTTAAGTGAATGCAACGGCTTTCGCACTGTTTCTCTTGCGGACAGACACGACCGCAAACTGCCGGTAGGGCAGAAGTGTCTTTCAATACGCGTGCAGCATTAAGGAATTGTCCGCGTTCGATGTTCTTGATGAAACTTGGAATGTTGATGTTTACGGGGCAACCTTCCACGCAAGTAGGTTTTGCGCAGTCGAGACAGCGTTGAGCTTCACGCATAGCCATTTCTTTTGTAAGCCCTTTGTTCACCTCTTCCAAACGTGTCGTCGCACGGTAAACAGGGTCAAGCTCCGGCATCTGCACTCTTTCGATGGCTGTACGCTCTTTCGGTTTCATGCTCTTGCGCAATTCTGTACGCCATTCTGCGTTGCGATCGACAAGTTCAGAGAACTCCTGTTTTGTTTCTTCTGCGGGAGTCAATGCTGTCTTTGCTGTGCTTTCAGCAGTTTCTACTTCTATATGATGATGCCCAATCTGGTCTTGCTTCCTTTCCATTTCTTTGCGTTCCACACTTTTAAAGGTGCCCATACGCTTGAACATCTCGTCCCAATCGACAAGGTCGCCATTAAATTCAGGACCATCAATGCAGACGAACTTTGTTTTTCCACCAATGGTAAGACGGCATGCACCACACATACCTGTTCCGTCCACCATAATTGTATTCAATGAAACGTCGTTTGGAATGCCGTATTTCTTTGCCAGCAACGAGGTAAACTTCATCATTACAGGAGGACCGATAGCCAGTACCTTGTCTACTTTTTCACGTTGAAGAACTTCCTCTACACCAACGGTTACAACGCCTTTCTTACCCATACTTCCGTCATCGGTCATGATAATAACCTCGTCAGAGTATTTGGCAACGTCATCAACCATAATCACCAATTCTTTTGTGCGACCTGCCAACACGGAAATTACGCGGTTGCCGGCTTTCTTTAAGGCTGTCAAAATAGGGAGAATGGCTGCGATACCGATACCGCCACCGGCGCAAACCACCGTGCCATAGTTTTCTATGTGCGATGCCTGCCCTAATGGTCCGACAATGTCGAGCACTTCGTCGCCCGGTTCGAGCTGGCACAATTTGGTAGAAGAGAGTCCTACTTCCTGTATTACCATGGTGAGAGTGCCTTTTTCAGGGTCGGCTTTAGCAATGGTATAAGGCACGCGTTCGCTGTTTTTGTCTACGCGTACAATTACGAAGTTACCTGCCCTGCAACTGCGTGCTATGAGCGGTGCTTCTACAACGATGCAAAAAACCTTTTCGGAAAATTGCTCTTTGCTGATAATCTTGTTCATGTTTTAAAGGTTAAGTTGTTTATAGATTCTTATTTATTATAACTCTCTATTGTGTTTATGTCTCTGTTGTTGCCTGAAGCAACCCTAACTTACACTTTCGATTTGTTCTTGTCTGAAGTCGAGTAGGAGTTGTCTCTGACATTAATAGTATTGCCGAGTGAAAGACAGTGCCATCTCAACTTCCGACAAAGAATATTCTTTACGATCTAAGCACAATGATTAGAAGTTTTTGTCGTCGAGCATTTCAAATCCGCAATAAGGTACAAGTACCTTTGGTACTCTTATTCCTACAGAGGTCTGATTGTTTTCCATTATGGCTGCAACAATGCGAGGCAAAGCCAATGCCGAACCATTCAGTGTATGACACAGCTCTATTTTCTTATCTTCAGCACGGCGATAGCGACAATGCAGACGGTTTGCCTGATAACTTTCAAAGTTAGAAACAGAGCTAACCTCCAGCCAACGCTCCTGTGCAGCACTCCATACTTCGAAGTCGTAACAAATAGCAGAGGTAAAGCTCATATCGCCACCGCACAGTCGGAGAATGTGGTAGGGGAGTTCCAGCTTCATCAACAGATGCTCAACATGTTCCAACATTTCGTTCAATGATTGGTAAGAGTGTTGCGGAGTGTCTATGCGCACAATCTCTACCTTGTCGAATTGGTGTAGTCGATTGAGTCCACGTACGTCTTTTCCGTAGCTCCCAGCCTCGCGACGGAAGCATGAAGAGTAGGCGCAACGTTTGATAGGGAGATCTTTCTCGTCGAGTATCTCATCGCGGAAAATATTCGTAACGGGTACTTCTGCCGTTGGAATTAGGTAGAGATCGTCCACTTCTGCATGGTACATTTGTCCTTCCTTATCGGGCAACTGCCCTGTTCCTAATCCTGAAGCCTGGTTGACAACCAATGGAGGTTGTACTTCTAAATATCCACTTTTGCGAGCCTCGTCAAGGAAGAATGCTTCCAAGGCACGTTGGAAACGCGCCATCTTCCCTATGTAAATAGGAAAACCTGCCCCTGTGATTTTAACACCAAGCTCGAAATCAACGAGGTTATACTTCTCGCATAAATCCCAGTGGCAAAGTGCTTTACCCTCGAAAGTTGGCTTTTCGCCACCTTCTTTTACTACAACATTGTCGTTAGCATCTTTACCTTCGGGCACATCTGCATTGGCTATATTGGGGATAGTGAGCAGCAAGTCGGTCATATCGGCTTGTGCTTTCTCCATGTTGGTTTGCAAGTCCTTATCGGCAGCCTTTAGTTCAGCTACCTTATTCTTTATTTCGTTCGCCTCGTCTTTCTTGCCTTCTTTCATTAATCCACCAATTTGTTTTGAAAGAAGATTTTGTTGTTGCTTATTGTTATCGAGCTTTTGTTGGTATTCACGACGCATTCTATCGTATTCCAATACCTTCCCGATGGTCTCTTTGGCATTATCGAAGTGCTTCTTTTCAAGACCTTTTATTACACGTTCAGTTTCCTCACTGATGAGCTTTAATGTAAGCATACGTCTTTGTATATTTTATATTCTATTTTGACAACAAAGTTACAAAAAAATATCTTATCGACAAGGATTTTATTCAAAGTTTCCTAAAGTGTTCATAATAATACTGGAAAGCCAGCAAGACTTGTGTAAAAATATGGAGACAATGCTGTCTTATTTGATAAATGGTTTTCTCTTTTGTTGTTTGTGCCGGCTGATGAGAAAATCCGTAGTTTTGTAAAGATAATTTCTTAAAGACAAATAATTACGCTTTGGTGTTGCGAAAGCTGCCCTTTTGCGATGCAAAACCTATGCTTTTACCGTATAAAACAGCCACTTTTGGAATGCAAAACAATATGTCTTGTAATACGTTGATAAAGAGATTAATACGCAACAGATAGATTTGTGGAAAAGATTTACAATTTTTGACTGCTGTTTTATCTAACTAAAGGTATGTGGATAGCAATGGAGTAGGGAAGTGAAAAGTAGTTTCTATTCAGAAGGTAGAATGTGTCTGTGCTAACCTCAGCTGCTATTGTTATAAACAGAAATCCATTCACAACACCTCAAAAGTGTTATGAATGGATTTCTCTATTGTATGCGCTACCTGTCAGACAGAAAGCGTGTATGTTCTTATTGGCTTACTCTATTACTACCAATGGTTCGTCTTCGAGTACAGCTTGACCAACTTTAACAACGAT
Proteins encoded in this region:
- a CDS encoding ABC-F family ATP-binding cassette domain-containing protein, which translates into the protein MLSIEGLKVEFGVKPLFHDVSFVVNDRDRIALVGKNGAGKSTMLKILCGLQRPTAGVVAVPNDTTIGYLPQVMKLSDDTTVKDETRKAFADATKMKEELECMQQEMAERTDYESESYTELVERFTQEHERFMLLGGENYEAEIERTLVGLGFERTDFDRPTSEFSGGWRMRIELAKILLRHPDVLLLDEPTNHLDIESIQWLEQFLVQSAKAVVLVSHDRAFINNVTNRTLEITCGRVEDYKVRYDEYLVLRKERREQQLRAYENQQKEIADIKAFIDRFRYQATKAVQVQQRIKQLEKIVPIEVDEVDNSAMRLKFPPCLRSGDYPIICDNVRKEYPSRLVFEKVDMTIKRGEKVAFVGKNGEGKSTLVKCIMNEIPFDGNLKIGHNVQIGYFAQNQAQLLDENLTIFETIDQVAKGEMRLRINDLLGAFMFGGEISEKKVKVLSGGERSRLAMIRLLLEPVNLLILDEPTNHLDITSKEVLKEAIKAFDGTAIIVSHDREFLDGLVSKVYEFGGGKVREHLGGIYDYLRAHNAETIQESLSKTSTNTVASILENTANAKQEAVAQSALGAVSYAEHKEQQKRIRKTQRAVEDSEKKIAKMEKRKAELDELLMSAENASNMKLVTEYTDLQRHLDKENEQWLALSEALEALQNE
- a CDS encoding M13 family metallopeptidase — its product is MNIKTILPMMMIATVPMTGFAQNQAGIKESNLDKSVRPADDFYQFATGGWQKNNPLPAAYSRYGSFDQLGENNNKRINTILTSLLKTKAKAGSVEQKLSDFYKLAMDSVRRNKEGVAPVMPLLSEMEAAKTLNALHAIQLKYASQSYGMPIRYGFGADEKNAKMNILTINQSGLTLGQKDYYLDNDKATTDIRNAFKQFVVNMFKLFGFSQAQAETKSQYIMRYETAIALISKSRTELRDSKANYNKMTLAEFKAKYPNIRLEQMLNADGVKSDYIQEMVVGQPKFLTGVDKLTETETADELRARMEWEVILGAANYLSDNVRAEYFNFFSKTMRGTKQDYPRWKRATQQVESQMGEALGKIYCERYFPASSKQRMEQLIKNLQTSLIQRIKDQSWMSEETKQAALDKLSTFYVKVGYPNKWQDLTLLTIDPTKSYYDNVMSCRKFWHKVNLDETAGKPVDKDKWYMTPQTVNAYYNPTTNEICFPAGILQYPFFDPKADDAFNYGAIGVVIGHEMTHGFDDNGRNYDKDGNMRDWWAKGDGDKFKARTTPFGQFFSNISVLPDLKANGNLTMGENLADHGGLMVAYNALKNAMKGKKAQNIYGFTPEQRFFLAYAGVWAANITEAEIRNRTKSDPHSLGEWRVNGALPHIDAWYDAFNVKPGDKLYLPKEQRLDLW
- the mnmE gene encoding tRNA uridine-5-carboxymethylaminomethyl(34) synthesis GTPase MnmE; this encodes MQAYNNPLNPSETICAIATQPGGAIGTIRVSGSDAIRIVDSIFSRTILNAPANTLHYGEILDEKQQTVDEVVVSIWRAPHSYTGEDAVEISCHGSAYIMEQVLHRLIENNCRQAKPGEYTQRAYLNGKMDLSQTEAVADLIASTNKASHKLALSQLKGHFSSELSKLRSQLLKINSLLELELDFSDHEELEFADRTELIALVKETDSKVTALARSFKMGQALKTGVPVAIIGKTNVGKSTLLNCLLHDERAIVSNIHGTTRDVIEDTIAISGVDFHFIDTAGLRKTTDQVEQLGIERTYVTLRKAQIVLWVVDKNPTDSEKEEIFAQCADKHLILVHNKVDDLTNSILKERHNADFNYYELSISGKYNLGIGQLEALIYKVADLPEITENTTIVTNARHYDALTRAHASLQQVQDAMAMNLSGDLISEDLKDTISILAEITGNQITPQETLHNIFKHFCIGK
- a CDS encoding nucleoside phosphorylase — protein: MEENYFAPSELIINEDGSIFHLHLKPQELADKVILVGDPGRVALVASHFDGVECEANNREFRTITGNFKKKRITIVSTGIGCDNIDIVLNELDALANINFETRKENAKLRPLTLVRIGTCGGLQPNTPIGTFIASEKSIGFDGLLNYYANRDKLDVAFEKEFKKQVNWNPQLGNPYVADANKELLEQIAQDDMVRGVTIACGGFFGPQGRRLRIPLADPQLNEKIVKFEYNRYKITNFEMESSALAGLAQHMGHKAVTCCMVIANRMQKEANSGYKNTIDGLIKKVLERI
- a CDS encoding bifunctional dihydroorotate dehydrogenase B NAD binding subunit/NADPH-dependent glutamate synthase; this encodes MNKIISKEQFSEKVFCIVVEAPLIARSCRAGNFVIVRVDKNSERVPYTIAKADPEKGTLTMVIQEVGLSSTKLCQLEPGDEVLDIVGPLGQASHIENYGTVVCAGGGIGIAAILPILTALKKAGNRVISVLAGRTKELVIMVDDVAKYSDEVIIMTDDGSMGKKGVVTVGVEEVLQREKVDKVLAIGPPVMMKFTSLLAKKYGIPNDVSLNTIMVDGTGMCGACRLTIGGKTKFVCIDGPEFNGDLVDWDEMFKRMGTFKSVERKEMERKQDQIGHHHIEVETAESTAKTALTPAEETKQEFSELVDRNAEWRTELRKSMKPKERTAIERVQMPELDPVYRATTRLEEVNKGLTKEMAMREAQRCLDCAKPTCVEGCPVNINIPSFIKNIERGQFLNAARVLKDTSALPAVCGRVCPQEKQCESRCIHLKMKEPAVAIGYLERFAADYERESGNITLPELAPSNGMKVAVIGSGPSGLSFAGDMIKRGFEVYVFEALHEIGGVLKYGIPEFRLPNKIVEVEVENLRKQGVHFQTDTIVGKTISVEELKQNGFKGIFVGSGAGLPNFMGIPGENSINILSSNEYLTRVNLMDAANPDTDTPIIIGKKVVVVGGGNTAMDSCRTAKRLGAEVTLVYRRSLEEMPARVEEVKHAQEEGINFLTLHNPKEYLADENGRVCGAVLDVMELGEPDESGRRRPQTTGKTITIECDQVVVAVGVSPNPLVPNSIEGLELGRKNTIAVNDDMQSSIPEIYAGGDIVRGGATVILAMGDGRRAALNMANTLLKE
- the serS gene encoding serine--tRNA ligase encodes the protein MLTLKLISEETERVIKGLEKKHFDNAKETIGKVLEYDRMRREYQQKLDNNKQQQNLLSKQIGGLMKEGKKDEANEIKNKVAELKAADKDLQTNMEKAQADMTDLLLTIPNIANADVPEGKDANDNVVVKEGGEKPTFEGKALCHWDLCEKYNLVDFELGVKITGAGFPIYIGKMARFQRALEAFFLDEARKSGYLEVQPPLVVNQASGLGTGQLPDKEGQMYHAEVDDLYLIPTAEVPVTNIFRDEILDEKDLPIKRCAYSSCFRREAGSYGKDVRGLNRLHQFDKVEIVRIDTPQHSYQSLNEMLEHVEHLLMKLELPYHILRLCGGDMSFTSAICYDFEVWSAAQERWLEVSSVSNFESYQANRLHCRYRRAEDKKIELCHTLNGSALALPRIVAAIMENNQTSVGIRVPKVLVPYCGFEMLDDKNF